The Gopherus evgoodei ecotype Sinaloan lineage unplaced genomic scaffold, rGopEvg1_v1.p scaffold_45_arrow_ctg1, whole genome shotgun sequence genome has a window encoding:
- the LOC115642800 gene encoding cytosolic phospholipase A2 gamma-like isoform X1, whose translation MERSQLKKDDVRVRLSHELSEGEKEATGNRKAKVLECLKSLGIACDEDNMPNIGVLGSGGGLRAMIALLGTLVELKNQDLLDAVMYLCGVSGSTWCMSFLYQEKDRTEKVQVLEARLCDTLSKPPCHIQEEFTIATQAAEDELFSLTDVWASFFVYPALKLYDETKLSEHDDSSKNGKNPYPVYAAIEANQLGKAGENSPGTWFEFTPHESGFPSLGAFVCTEDLGKKIKDGNSQKRDEKNICYLQGLWGSALGSVDANKKYLIDHLKEKFRKLREHRYAVGKAGVLQGVLASVPFVGTDYTSVLHRGILLLLQELHVRASAGEDCKRILRQLKEVLKEENSKYSYLKCYEISETLDLKSWEEIMLEFAELICIFEKELGEYVWNVWQLLWKTVTCICYWIWGYTNNFLYTDSKAQSTGLTNKEFIHLIDAGIAINAAYPLVLRPERKVKLILSFDFSDGDPFETIKKTAKYCEANNIPFPEINTEEIKDIDKPSDCYIFKGKDVPTIMHFPLFNNKNCPDKIKDFRDTFTTFTSSYSEDNVKILLKKAKMNVSNNKDRILKEIQQIVSSPKEF comes from the exons ATGGAGAGATCTCAACTGAAAAAG GATGATGTACGTGTCCGGCTTTCCCATGAGCTCTCAGAGGGTGAGAAAGAAGCCACTGGGAACAGAAAGGCAAAAGTTCTGGAGTGCCTCAAGAGCCTTGGCATTGCCTGTGATGAG GATAACATGCCCAATATTGGTGTCCTAGGATCAGGCGGAGGTCTGCGGGCCATGATAGCCCTTCTGGGAACCTTGGTGGAGCTGAAGAATCAGGACCTGTTGGACGCTGTCATGTACCTGTGTGGGGTATCGGGTTCCACCTG GTGCATGTCTTTCCTCTACCAAGAGAAGGACAGGACAGAGAAAGTGCAGGTCTTGGAAGCACGCCTGTGTGATACACTTTCCAAACCTCCATGCCATATTCAAGAGGAATTTACTATTGCGACACAGGCGGCTGAAGATGAACTCTTCTCTCTGACTGATGTCTGGGCTTCTTTCTTTGTCTATCCTGCATTGAAGCTG TATGATGAGACTAAACTATCTGAACATGATGATTCCTCCAAAAATGGGAAAAATCCTTACCCAGTCTATGCGGCAATAGAAGCAAACCAATTGGGTAAAGCAGGTGAAAACAgcccag GAACCTGGTTTGAATTCACCCCCCATGAATCTGGCTTTCCCAGCCTGGGGGCATTTGTGTGCACCGAAGACTTGGGAAAGAAAATCAAGGATGGGAATTCGCAAAAGAGGGATGAGAAAAATATCTGCTACCTGCAAG GCTTATGGGGAAGCGCCCTTGGAAGTGTGGATGCAAACAAGAAATATTTAATAG ACCACCTTAAGGAAAAATTCCGAAAACTAAGAGAACATCGGTATGCAGTAGGTAAAGCAG GAGTTCTACAAGGAGTGTTAGCTTCTGTGCCTTTTGTTG GTACTGATTACACTAGTGTACTTCATCGAGGtatcctcctcctgctccaggaGCTTCATGTTCGTGCCTCAGCTGGGGAAGATTGCAAGAGAATCTTAAGGCAGCTGAAGGAAGTCCTGAAAG AGGAGAATAGCAAGTATTCCTACCTGAAGTGCTATGAAATTAGTGAGACCTTGGATTTGAAGAGCTGGGAAGAGATAATGCTGGAGTTTGCTGAACTCATCTGTATTTTTGAAAAGGAACTTGGAG AATATGTATGGAATGTATGGCAATTGTTATGGAAAACCGTGACCTGTATCTGCTACTGGATATGGGGGTACACCAACAACTTTCTGTACACAGACA GTAAAGCCCAATCTACTGGATTGACCAACAAAGAATTCATCCACTTGATCGATGCCGGCATTGCCATAAATGCCGCCTACCCCCTCGTTCTGCGCCCAGAGAGGAAAGTGAAACTGATCCTCTCCTTCGACTTCAGCGACGGGGATCCTTTTGAG acCATTAAGAAAACTGCCAAATACTGTGAGGCAAATAACATCCCATTTCCCGAGATAAACACAGAAGAGATTAAGGACATTGATAAGCCCTCTGACTGCTACATCTTCAAAGGAAAAGATGTTCCTACCATCATGCACTTCCCTCTCTTCAACAATAAAAATTGTCCAG
- the LOC115642800 gene encoding cytosolic phospholipase A2 gamma-like isoform X2, translated as MERSQLKKDDVRVRLSHELSEGEKEATGNRKAKVLECLKSLGIACDEDNMPNIGVLGSGGGLRAMIALLGTLVELKNQDLLDAVMYLCGVSGSTWCMSFLYQEKDRTEKVQVLEARLCDTLSKPPCHIQEEFTIATQAAEDELFSLTDVWASFFVYPALKLYDETKLSEHDDSSKNGKNPYPVYAAIEANQLGKAGENSPGTWFEFTPHESGFPSLGAFVCTEDLGKKIKDGNSQKRDEKNICYLQGLWGSALGSVDANKKYLIGVLQGVLASVPFVGTDYTSVLHRGILLLLQELHVRASAGEDCKRILRQLKEVLKEENSKYSYLKCYEISETLDLKSWEEIMLEFAELICIFEKELGEYVWNVWQLLWKTVTCICYWIWGYTNNFLYTDSKAQSTGLTNKEFIHLIDAGIAINAAYPLVLRPERKVKLILSFDFSDGDPFETIKKTAKYCEANNIPFPEINTEEIKDIDKPSDCYIFKGKDVPTIMHFPLFNNKNCPDKIKDFRDTFTTFTSSYSEDNVKILLKKAKMNVSNNKDRILKEIQQIVSSPKEF; from the exons ATGGAGAGATCTCAACTGAAAAAG GATGATGTACGTGTCCGGCTTTCCCATGAGCTCTCAGAGGGTGAGAAAGAAGCCACTGGGAACAGAAAGGCAAAAGTTCTGGAGTGCCTCAAGAGCCTTGGCATTGCCTGTGATGAG GATAACATGCCCAATATTGGTGTCCTAGGATCAGGCGGAGGTCTGCGGGCCATGATAGCCCTTCTGGGAACCTTGGTGGAGCTGAAGAATCAGGACCTGTTGGACGCTGTCATGTACCTGTGTGGGGTATCGGGTTCCACCTG GTGCATGTCTTTCCTCTACCAAGAGAAGGACAGGACAGAGAAAGTGCAGGTCTTGGAAGCACGCCTGTGTGATACACTTTCCAAACCTCCATGCCATATTCAAGAGGAATTTACTATTGCGACACAGGCGGCTGAAGATGAACTCTTCTCTCTGACTGATGTCTGGGCTTCTTTCTTTGTCTATCCTGCATTGAAGCTG TATGATGAGACTAAACTATCTGAACATGATGATTCCTCCAAAAATGGGAAAAATCCTTACCCAGTCTATGCGGCAATAGAAGCAAACCAATTGGGTAAAGCAGGTGAAAACAgcccag GAACCTGGTTTGAATTCACCCCCCATGAATCTGGCTTTCCCAGCCTGGGGGCATTTGTGTGCACCGAAGACTTGGGAAAGAAAATCAAGGATGGGAATTCGCAAAAGAGGGATGAGAAAAATATCTGCTACCTGCAAG GCTTATGGGGAAGCGCCCTTGGAAGTGTGGATGCAAACAAGAAATATTTAATAG GAGTTCTACAAGGAGTGTTAGCTTCTGTGCCTTTTGTTG GTACTGATTACACTAGTGTACTTCATCGAGGtatcctcctcctgctccaggaGCTTCATGTTCGTGCCTCAGCTGGGGAAGATTGCAAGAGAATCTTAAGGCAGCTGAAGGAAGTCCTGAAAG AGGAGAATAGCAAGTATTCCTACCTGAAGTGCTATGAAATTAGTGAGACCTTGGATTTGAAGAGCTGGGAAGAGATAATGCTGGAGTTTGCTGAACTCATCTGTATTTTTGAAAAGGAACTTGGAG AATATGTATGGAATGTATGGCAATTGTTATGGAAAACCGTGACCTGTATCTGCTACTGGATATGGGGGTACACCAACAACTTTCTGTACACAGACA GTAAAGCCCAATCTACTGGATTGACCAACAAAGAATTCATCCACTTGATCGATGCCGGCATTGCCATAAATGCCGCCTACCCCCTCGTTCTGCGCCCAGAGAGGAAAGTGAAACTGATCCTCTCCTTCGACTTCAGCGACGGGGATCCTTTTGAG acCATTAAGAAAACTGCCAAATACTGTGAGGCAAATAACATCCCATTTCCCGAGATAAACACAGAAGAGATTAAGGACATTGATAAGCCCTCTGACTGCTACATCTTCAAAGGAAAAGATGTTCCTACCATCATGCACTTCCCTCTCTTCAACAATAAAAATTGTCCAG